A DNA window from Malus domestica chromosome 12, GDT2T_hap1 contains the following coding sequences:
- the LOC114820106 gene encoding uncharacterized protein isoform X2: protein MMQTEQSQEAAQPPPQQQQQQLMLQNSSGSLSFSSNMSREDEEMSRSALSTFRAKEEEIERKKMEVREKVQAQLGRVEEETKRLATIREELEGLSDPMRKDVSQVRKRIDAINKELKPLGHTCQKKEKEYRDALEAFNEKNREKVQLITKLMELVSESEKTRMKKLEELSKNIESLK, encoded by the exons ATGATGCAGACGGAGCAGTCTCAGGAGGCGGCTCAGCCGCCgccgcagcagcagcagcagcagctgatGTTGCAGAACTCCTCCGGAAGCCTCAGCTTCAGCAGCAACATGTCGAGGGAGGACGAGGAGATGTCAAGGTCGGCGCTTTCCACTTTCAGAGCCAAAGAGGAGGAGATcgagaggaagaagatggaggTCAGAGAGAAGGTTCAGGCTCAGTTGGGTCGTGTGGAAGAGGAGACCAAGCGTTTGGCCACCATTCGTGAG GAGCTTGAAGGGCTCTCAGATCCGATGAGGAAGGATGTTTCACAAGTTCGTAAGAGGATCGATGCGATTAACAAAGAGTTAAAGCCACTAGGACATACCTGCCAGAAGAAG GAAAAGGAATACAGAGATGCACTTGAGGCTTTCAATGAAAAGAACAGAGAAAAAGTGCAGCTTATCACAAAGCTAATGGAG CTGGTGAGCGAAAGTGAGAAGACGAGGATGAAGAAGCTGGAGGAGCTGAGCAAGAACATAGAATCATTAAAGTGA
- the LOC114820106 gene encoding uncharacterized protein isoform X1: protein MMQTEQSQEAAQPPPQQQQQQLMLQNSSGSLSFSSNMSREDEEMSRSALSTFRAKEEEIERKKMEVREKVQAQLGRVEEETKRLATIREELEGLSDPMRKDVSQVRKRIDAINKELKPLGHTCQKKEKEYRDALEAFNEKNREKVQLITKLMELMQLVSESEKTRMKKLEELSKNIESLK, encoded by the exons ATGATGCAGACGGAGCAGTCTCAGGAGGCGGCTCAGCCGCCgccgcagcagcagcagcagcagctgatGTTGCAGAACTCCTCCGGAAGCCTCAGCTTCAGCAGCAACATGTCGAGGGAGGACGAGGAGATGTCAAGGTCGGCGCTTTCCACTTTCAGAGCCAAAGAGGAGGAGATcgagaggaagaagatggaggTCAGAGAGAAGGTTCAGGCTCAGTTGGGTCGTGTGGAAGAGGAGACCAAGCGTTTGGCCACCATTCGTGAG GAGCTTGAAGGGCTCTCAGATCCGATGAGGAAGGATGTTTCACAAGTTCGTAAGAGGATCGATGCGATTAACAAAGAGTTAAAGCCACTAGGACATACCTGCCAGAAGAAG GAAAAGGAATACAGAGATGCACTTGAGGCTTTCAATGAAAAGAACAGAGAAAAAGTGCAGCTTATCACAAAGCTAATGGAG TTGATGCAGCTGGTGAGCGAAAGTGAGAAGACGAGGATGAAGAAGCTGGAGGAGCTGAGCAAGAACATAGAATCATTAAAGTGA